A stretch of Desulfobacter hydrogenophilus DNA encodes these proteins:
- a CDS encoding Fur family transcriptional regulator, with product MDLFYKKCKANKLKITPQRVAIYKVLTASVSHPNAEQIHREVKKQFSNISIDTVNRTLLTFAGAHMIDIVEGHGDPRRFDPNQKAHHHFYCVSCHKIFDFQTDSVDRLTLPPNIEKKFLITGKRICLTGYCNYCRSKTAGEKE from the coding sequence TTGGATCTATTTTACAAAAAATGCAAGGCAAACAAGCTGAAAATTACACCCCAGCGAGTAGCAATTTACAAGGTGTTAACAGCGTCTGTTTCCCATCCCAATGCAGAACAGATCCATAGAGAGGTAAAAAAACAGTTTTCCAATATCAGTATAGATACAGTGAATCGAACGCTTTTGACCTTTGCCGGAGCCCATATGATTGATATTGTGGAAGGCCATGGTGATCCCAGACGGTTTGATCCAAATCAAAAAGCACATCACCATTTTTACTGCGTGTCCTGTCACAAGATATTTGATTTTCAGACAGATTCCGTGGACAGGTTAACCCTGCCCCCGAACATAGAAAAAAAATTTTTAATCACGGGAAAAAGGATCTGCCTGACAGGTTATTGTAACTACTGTCGCAGCAAAACGGCAGGTGAAAAAGAGTAA
- a CDS encoding outer membrane protein assembly factor BamD: MKKFLIAGMVFLFLSGCALFEENHQMNKNAQQLAAEGAASFMNEDYEDAVKAYTDLKDWYPFSKYAILAELKIADAHFHLEEYPEAIAAYENFEKLHPKNEAVPYIINQIAMCWFNQINTIDRDATPAKKAMAEFKRLIRLFPENEYSQDALAHIDACIDNIVSHELYVADFYNKTKKYEAALKRYQYIVENYAGTDQSQIALENIPKMSEHIKAVESDNEEK, encoded by the coding sequence ATGAAAAAATTTCTCATTGCAGGAATGGTCTTTCTTTTTCTGTCAGGGTGTGCCCTGTTTGAAGAAAACCATCAGATGAACAAAAACGCCCAGCAGCTGGCAGCTGAAGGGGCTGCTTCATTTATGAATGAGGATTACGAGGATGCGGTCAAGGCCTATACGGACCTGAAAGACTGGTATCCGTTCAGTAAATATGCCATTCTGGCGGAATTAAAGATTGCAGATGCTCATTTTCATCTTGAAGAATATCCCGAGGCCATTGCAGCCTATGAAAATTTTGAGAAACTGCATCCTAAAAATGAGGCTGTACCCTATATTATCAACCAGATCGCCATGTGCTGGTTTAATCAGATAAACACCATAGACAGGGATGCAACGCCTGCAAAAAAGGCCATGGCTGAGTTTAAAAGACTGATCCGGCTGTTCCCTGAAAATGAATACAGCCAGGACGCTTTGGCGCACATTGATGCCTGCATTGATAATATAGTCAGCCATGAGTTGTATGTCGCCGATTTTTATAACAAAACAAAAAAATACGAGGCTGCACTGAAACGTTACCAGTATATTGTAGAAAACTATGCCGGGACCGATCAGAGTCAGATCGCCCTTGAAAATATTCCCAAGATGTCTGAACACATTAAAGCAGTCGAATCCGACAACGAAGAAAAATAA
- the trxA gene encoding thioredoxin has translation MAENIIHLDDEDFDELLKTSEKPIMVDFWAPWCGPCKAIGPTLEALAAEYGDQIIIAKVNVDDNPISPSKHNVQAIPTLIFFKDGAVVNQITGMVAKEKLEEAIKSVL, from the coding sequence ATGGCGGAAAATATTATTCATCTTGATGATGAAGATTTCGACGAACTGTTAAAAACTTCTGAAAAGCCTATTATGGTCGATTTCTGGGCACCTTGGTGTGGCCCGTGCAAAGCCATTGGCCCTACCCTTGAAGCATTGGCCGCTGAATATGGAGATCAGATAATCATTGCCAAGGTCAACGTGGACGATAACCCCATAAGCCCCAGTAAACATAATGTACAGGCCATTCCAACCCTTATTTTTTTCAAGGATGGAGCGGTTGTAAATCAAATTACCGGTATGGTGGCAAAGGAAAAACTTGAAGAGGCAATCAAGAGCGTTCTTTAA
- the trxB gene encoding thioredoxin-disulfide reductase: protein MSEYDLVIIGAGPAGLTAGLYAARARMNVLLIERAVPGGQILVTDWIENYPGFPEGISGFDLAEKIKEQALALGLDIETAEVQGLDLSGTSKEVILKEKRIKTKSLIIASGASPRKLGVGEDKFMGKGVSFCATCDGPFFRDKVVVAVGGGDTAVQESIFLTRFAKKVYLVHRRDELRATKILQERAFSNDKMEFLWDSVVTGMDGLFGVEKVNVKNLKTGNETEIAANGCFIWVGILPNTEFIKGDVKTDEGGFIMVDNKMQTNVPGVFAIGDVRDTPLRQIATAVGDGAVAAVSAEHYVENS from the coding sequence ATGAGTGAATATGATCTGGTGATCATCGGGGCCGGGCCGGCTGGCCTGACCGCAGGACTGTATGCAGCCCGGGCTCGGATGAATGTTTTGCTGATTGAAAGAGCCGTTCCCGGCGGTCAAATCCTTGTAACGGACTGGATTGAAAATTACCCTGGGTTCCCCGAAGGTATTTCCGGGTTTGATCTAGCCGAAAAAATAAAAGAACAGGCGCTGGCTCTGGGGTTAGACATTGAAACGGCAGAGGTTCAGGGTCTTGATCTTTCCGGGACAAGCAAGGAAGTTATTCTCAAGGAAAAACGCATTAAAACCAAGTCCCTGATCATTGCCTCGGGCGCATCTCCCAGGAAGCTAGGGGTCGGCGAGGATAAGTTCATGGGTAAAGGCGTCTCCTTTTGTGCCACCTGTGACGGGCCTTTTTTTCGGGATAAAGTGGTGGTAGCCGTGGGCGGCGGGGATACAGCGGTCCAGGAATCCATTTTCCTCACTCGATTTGCTAAAAAAGTATATCTGGTTCATCGAAGAGATGAACTGCGGGCCACCAAGATTCTTCAGGAAAGAGCTTTTTCCAACGACAAAATGGAGTTCCTCTGGGATAGTGTAGTGACTGGAATGGATGGTCTTTTCGGCGTTGAGAAAGTCAATGTGAAAAATTTAAAAACCGGCAATGAGACGGAAATTGCGGCGAACGGCTGCTTTATCTGGGTCGGCATTCTGCCCAACACCGAATTTATAAAAGGTGATGTGAAGACAGATGAAGGCGGTTTCATTATGGTGGACAACAAAATGCAGACTAATGTGCCCGGTGTGTTCGCCATCGGCGATGTCAGGGATACACCTTTGCGCCAGATTGCAACGGCTGTGGGAGACGGTGCTGTGGCTGCGGTCAGCGCAGAGCACTATGTAGAGAATTCATAA
- the rpmB gene encoding 50S ribosomal protein L28 translates to MSKECAICGKKPMVGNNVSHAHNLNKRRFNPNLQRVRAVIKPGCVRKIDVCTSCIKAGKVTKAS, encoded by the coding sequence ATGTCTAAAGAATGTGCAATCTGTGGAAAGAAACCAATGGTCGGCAACAATGTCAGCCATGCTCATAATCTCAATAAAAGGCGCTTCAATCCCAATCTCCAGAGAGTTCGGGCGGTGATTAAGCCTGGTTGCGTCAGAAAAATTGATGTGTGTACGTCCTGCATTAAGGCGGGAAAAGTAACCAAAGCCTCTTAA
- the aroB gene encoding 3-dehydroquinate synthase: MIKTFTVEGWQGTSAIHVGESLSRVGEYLPDQGSVVIVTDENILKHYGASLPAGHVITIGSGEKIKTLATVEYILREMIKVGCDRSSFLLAIGGGIVCDIAGFVASVFLRGIRFGFVSTSLLSQVDASVGGKNGVNLDAFKNMVGVFCQPQFVLCDIDMLYTLPDREISNGLAEIVKHGLISDRPLLEFIENNRDKALALDRETVFRMVADSVDIKSRVVQADEREAGERRKLNFGHTIGHAFEKLNPSGHGRAVAAGMVAAAQFSQQRGYINQGDVDRIKELLLGLGLPVDFDFPPEQIIEAASRDKKKQGKNLFFVFLEQIGQARVENISYDNLNGFIRGYFV, translated from the coding sequence ATGATTAAAACCTTTACAGTTGAGGGCTGGCAGGGAACATCTGCCATCCATGTGGGAGAGTCCTTGTCCCGTGTAGGAGAGTACCTGCCGGACCAGGGTTCTGTGGTTATTGTTACCGATGAAAACATCCTCAAGCATTACGGTGCATCCTTGCCTGCCGGCCATGTAATCACCATCGGTTCCGGGGAAAAAATCAAAACCCTTGCTACTGTGGAATATATCCTGCGGGAAATGATTAAGGTCGGGTGCGACAGGTCAAGTTTTTTGCTGGCTATCGGCGGGGGCATTGTCTGTGACATTGCCGGATTTGTAGCATCTGTGTTTCTAAGGGGCATCCGTTTCGGCTTTGTTTCCACCTCCCTTCTTTCCCAGGTAGATGCCAGCGTTGGAGGCAAAAACGGCGTCAATCTGGATGCCTTTAAAAATATGGTGGGGGTATTCTGCCAACCACAGTTTGTCCTGTGTGATATCGACATGCTGTACACCCTGCCGGACAGGGAAATCTCCAACGGTTTAGCCGAGATTGTCAAACATGGACTGATCAGCGATCGACCTCTTCTGGAGTTTATCGAAAATAACCGGGATAAAGCCCTGGCCCTGGACCGGGAAACGGTTTTCCGGATGGTTGCGGATTCAGTGGACATTAAATCCCGTGTGGTCCAGGCAGATGAACGGGAGGCCGGTGAGCGCCGCAAGCTTAACTTCGGTCACACCATCGGACATGCGTTTGAAAAACTCAACCCTTCCGGCCATGGTCGTGCGGTCGCCGCAGGCATGGTAGCGGCAGCACAGTTTTCCCAACAGAGAGGGTACATCAATCAAGGGGATGTGGACCGAATCAAGGAGTTACTTTTAGGACTTGGACTGCCTGTTGACTTTGACTTCCCCCCGGAACAGATCATTGAGGCGGCATCCAGGGATAAGAAAAAACAAGGCAAGAATCTCTTTTTTGTTTTTCTTGAACAAATCGGGCAGGCCAGGGTGGAGAACATAAGCTATGATAACTTAAATGGTTTTATCCGTGGCTATTTTGTCTAA
- the rbr gene encoding rubrerythrin: MASLKGTRTEKNLLTAFAGESQARMRYTYFASQAKKDGYVQISAIFAETADQEKEHAKRFFKFLEGGEIEICGTFPAGVIGTTLENLKAAAAGEHEEWSQMYPEFAVIAREEGFDAIAMVFEMVSVAEKQHEKRYNDLAANIEAGTVFKKDAPVTWRCRNCGYLHEGIEAIEMCPACAHPQAHFEILGENW; encoded by the coding sequence ATGGCAAGTTTGAAAGGAACCAGAACTGAAAAAAACCTGCTCACCGCCTTTGCTGGTGAATCCCAGGCAAGAATGCGCTATACCTATTTTGCCAGCCAGGCTAAAAAGGACGGGTATGTCCAGATTTCTGCAATTTTTGCCGAAACTGCAGACCAGGAAAAAGAGCATGCAAAACGCTTTTTTAAATTTCTTGAAGGCGGAGAGATTGAGATTTGCGGCACTTTTCCTGCCGGTGTCATTGGTACCACACTGGAAAACCTGAAAGCGGCTGCGGCCGGAGAACATGAGGAGTGGAGCCAAATGTATCCGGAATTTGCCGTTATTGCCAGGGAAGAGGGCTTTGATGCCATTGCCATGGTTTTTGAGATGGTGTCTGTTGCTGAAAAACAGCATGAAAAAAGATACAATGATCTAGCGGCCAATATTGAGGCAGGCACCGTTTTCAAAAAAGATGCCCCGGTGACCTGGCGGTGTCGGAACTGCGGTTATCTGCATGAAGGAATTGAGGCAATTGAAATGTGCCCCGCCTGTGCCCATCCCCAGGCTCATTTTGAAATTCTCGGTGAAAACTGGTAG